A DNA window from Scylla paramamosain isolate STU-SP2022 chromosome 10, ASM3559412v1, whole genome shotgun sequence contains the following coding sequences:
- the LOC135104449 gene encoding prolactin regulatory element-binding protein-like yields the protein MSNQKKCEAVANLYCPSYAVVAVGGRHVVVGGGGGSAKTGVKNQFDVFELYHNGSQTVGERVLSYEVGDYCITNMVAWPGAITAATTVKTAPVITLAMGLEEKCVIMKLKPTLRTVKKEEITLQQSSKGKDKGHAGGFLRKRRISEKSAEEGSTEKEEVSEEKKRRRSINTTLRGTKYFTFDVEKLSSTETVFKNALEEETYQKCCGISPDYKFLVTGGTDGYLRVWSLPDMKKERQIKAHEKEVDVLDIKPDCKQVVSVCKPTYECCVWNLKDGSKLTHVVLQTNGVRYKCFRAKYGIVEGSIQKARLFTISNPVGGTKKPAIVAKWCGKTYKQERTKSLAGTLSSLALSDNGQYLATGTMGGSIYILIAFSLQQLLVVEEAHSMFITGLEWLPTQNKVSQMVRGYSDASVLSISCDNSLKIHHIPRPGMVPVWVVAILATVVLCFAFLLANFLGL from the exons ATGTCTAACCAGAAGAAATGTGAAGCAGTAGCCAACCTGTATTGCCCCAGCTACGCcgtggtggcggtgggaggGCGGCatgtggtggtgggcggcggcggcggctcggCCAAGACGGGCGTTAAGAATCAATTT GATGTATTTGAGCTTTACCACAATGGAAGCCAAACAGTTGGAGAACGAGTCCTCTCATATGAAGTTGGTGATTACTGTATCACCAATATGGTGGCATGGCCTGGGGCCATCACAGCAGCCACCACTGTAAAGACAGCACCTGTCATCACACTGGCTATGGGTCTTGAGGAGAAGTGTGTCATTATGAAGCTGAAACCAACTCTCAGAAcagtgaaaaaggaagaaataacattacaacaatcttcaaaaggaaaagataaag GCCATGCAGGAGGCTTcctgagaaaaagaagaataagtgaGAAGAGTGCAGAAGAAGGatcaacagaaaaagaagaagtatcagaagagaaaaagagacggCGATCCATCAATACAACTCTCCGAGGAactaagtactttacatttgaTGTGGAAAAACTGAGCTCCACAGAGACAGTCTTTAA AAATGCATTAGAGGAGGAGACTTACCAGAAGTGTTGTGGAATATCTCCtgattacaagtttttggtgacCGGAGGGACAGATGGTTACTTAAGAGTCTGGAGTTTGCcagatatgaaaaaagaaaggcagatAAAAGCTCATGAAAAGGAAGTTGATGTCCTTGACATCAAACCAGATTGTAAACAG GTTGTCTCTGTGTGTAAGCCAACATATGAATGTTGTGTGTGGAACCTCAAAGATGGAAGCAAACTAACACATGTGGTATTGCAGACTAATGGAGTCAGATACAAATGCTTCCGTGCCAA ATATGGCATTGTTGAGGGAAGCATACAGAAGGCAAGACTCTTCACAATCAGCAATCCAGTTGGAGGAACTAAAAAACCAGCTATTGTGGCAAAGTGGTGTGGGAAAACATATAAACAAGAGCGAACAAAAAGCTTGGCAGGAACTTTGAGCAGCTTGGCTCTGAGTGACAATGGCCAGTACTTGGCTACAGGAACCATGGGTGGTTCTATCTACATTCTCATTGCCTTCAGTTTACAA CAACTCCTTGTGGTGGAGGAAGCCCATAGCATGTTTATAACAGGCTTAGAATGGCTGCCAACACAGAACAAAGTATCACAGATGGTGCGTGGATACTCTGATGCATctgttctttccatttcatgTGATAACTCCCTCAAAATACACCACATTCCTCGACCAG